A stretch of the Chloroflexota bacterium genome encodes the following:
- a CDS encoding amidohydrolase family protein yields MQIDGERVLDFHTHVFPAEIVQAREHYFAGEPWFESLYAAPQSRLATADDLAQAMDRDSIAAAVALNFGWRDPGLCRETNDSILEALRPYRQIVPFCAVVPGDPGAAQEIARCAALGFRGVGELNADGQGIDITDERTMRPVIEACQVHGMVMLLHASEPVGHSYPGKGEATPEKLARFLTVAQEVSIVLAHWGGGLAFYELMPEIGSLAVNSYYDTAATPYLYSPQIYRIGSQLVGSRVLFGSDFPLMPQRRALKHMEEAHLSREERHALLWDNGARLLGLNASE; encoded by the coding sequence GTGCAAATAGACGGCGAGCGCGTTCTTGACTTTCACACTCATGTCTTTCCCGCAGAAATTGTACAGGCGCGCGAGCATTATTTTGCCGGCGAGCCTTGGTTTGAATCCCTCTATGCGGCCCCGCAGAGCCGGCTGGCAACCGCCGACGACCTCGCGCAGGCAATGGACCGGGACAGCATTGCCGCGGCAGTGGCACTCAATTTCGGCTGGCGCGACCCAGGACTCTGCCGCGAAACGAACGACTCTATTCTAGAAGCTCTCAGGCCGTATCGCCAGATTGTGCCTTTCTGTGCGGTCGTGCCGGGCGATCCGGGCGCTGCCCAGGAAATCGCGCGTTGCGCGGCGCTGGGCTTCCGCGGGGTCGGCGAGCTCAACGCCGACGGACAGGGAATTGACATAACCGATGAGCGTACGATGCGACCCGTCATCGAGGCGTGCCAAGTCCACGGCATGGTTATGCTCTTGCATGCCAGTGAGCCAGTGGGGCATAGCTATCCCGGTAAAGGTGAAGCCACGCCGGAGAAGCTTGCCCGCTTCTTGACAGTGGCGCAAGAGGTTTCCATAGTCCTCGCCCACTGGGGAGGGGGCTTGGCATTCTATGAACTAATGCCGGAGATTGGATCGCTAGCGGTCAACTCGTACTATGACACCGCAGCCACGCCCTACCTCTATTCCCCGCAGATATATCGGATTGGATCGCAACTGGTGGGTTCACGGGTGCTATTTGGGAGTGACTTCCCGCTTATGCCGCAGCGACGAGCCCTCAAGCACATGGAAGAGGCGCACCTGAGCAGAGAGGAA
- a CDS encoding zinc-ribbon domain-containing protein has translation MERIGKFCTNCGSALSEGAKFCGQCGAPTQPHEARAAEAEPTRQPRGEDAQVTPSQTGRPPREDPSMAAVSGAASQTRKDSAPVAPREAATQPPSDDTSETVEAAGTQPRVRDAAVAPGKSLGGYKRFLRIDPSGGFLAVVTPLFIWIAAAGILAWAVLGLISLRFDLSFLNLEDLFFTMLIIIGIMLSVVANAYLALSYRDRAGALWQALSFLPVLWAAFLCVGLSIMIWQVWTDFAGGPNELRRAMFSLVGVGICGMYGGYLSLVVIGPARIYQAVRRVVYVLIALVAVEILDALWWGARDVPGIEMWEHFLRAGLTAVSCAIVYAIIAFFMAQARSKGSQTSMLVAYVILGVFGFTIAVGALWDTFPPGAIRFVHGAIVIVIVATIGLLVVQHFEKKKVAGNPPAGSAPSPRDPRQATVS, from the coding sequence ATGGAACGCATTGGTAAATTCTGCACAAACTGTGGCAGCGCGTTGAGTGAAGGCGCCAAATTCTGTGGGCAATGCGGCGCGCCGACGCAACCGCATGAGGCTCGGGCGGCGGAAGCCGAGCCTACGCGGCAACCGCGCGGCGAAGATGCCCAGGTGACGCCCAGCCAGACCGGAAGGCCACCGCGTGAGGATCCAAGTATGGCGGCGGTGAGCGGCGCAGCGAGCCAGACGCGTAAGGATAGTGCCCCGGTGGCGCCAAGAGAGGCCGCCACGCAGCCCCCAAGCGACGATACTTCCGAGACGGTGGAAGCAGCCGGTACCCAGCCGCGCGTGCGGGATGCTGCGGTGGCCCCAGGCAAGTCGCTGGGCGGATACAAGCGTTTCCTGCGTATAGACCCTTCCGGCGGTTTCTTGGCAGTTGTCACGCCGCTTTTCATTTGGATTGCCGCTGCGGGCATCCTCGCGTGGGCAGTCCTCGGACTGATTTCGCTCCGGTTCGATCTCTCGTTCTTGAACCTCGAAGACCTGTTTTTCACCATGTTGATCATAATAGGCATCATGCTCAGTGTGGTTGCCAATGCCTATCTCGCCCTCAGCTACCGTGACCGGGCAGGCGCACTGTGGCAGGCTCTGTCATTCCTGCCGGTGCTATGGGCGGCCTTCTTATGTGTGGGGTTGTCCATCATGATTTGGCAGGTATGGACCGACTTCGCGGGCGGCCCCAACGAGCTGCGGCGGGCAATGTTTTCATTGGTCGGCGTTGGAATCTGTGGGATGTATGGCGGCTATTTGTCCCTTGTCGTCATCGGCCCGGCCCGAATCTATCAGGCAGTGCGTCGGGTCGTTTACGTCCTCATCGCTCTAGTCGCTGTGGAGATTCTGGACGCGCTCTGGTGGGGGGCCAGGGACGTGCCTGGTATAGAGATGTGGGAGCACTTCTTGCGGGCCGGTTTGACCGCAGTCTCTTGCGCTATCGTGTACGCCATCATAGCGTTCTTCATGGCTCAAGCTCGATCTAAGGGATCGCAGACCAGTATGCTCGTCGCGTACGTCATCCTTGGAGTCTTCGGTTTCACGATAGCCGTAGGGGCACTGTGGGACACGTTTCCTCCGGGCGCGATCCGATTCGTTCACGGTGCGATCGTCATAGTGATCGTTGCGACAATCGGACTGCTGGTGGTCCAGCACTTTGAGAAGAAGAAGGTCGCCGGGAATCCGCCCGCAGGGAGCGCGCCTTCCCCTCGCGATCCCAGGCAGGCTACTGTCTCCTGA
- the hemW gene encoding radical SAM family heme chaperone HemW, whose translation MKVKNALAVYLHIPFCRVRCPYCDFNTYSGMQSLVPAYVEALCRVIAREGAASGLQAARTVYFGGGTPSLLEPQHVARILKAVDAVLPLTADCEITLEANPVTADAERFAGFRAAGVNRLSFGVQSLNDRLLKVLGRDHSAEQAKRGLLIARQAGFENVSLDLMYAVPNQSLADWQHDVEQALALAPEHLSLYCLTVEPTTPYARWVANGRIKLPADDIAADMYASARERLAGAGYEHYEISNWALPDKAGEHNSIYWRYEPYLGLGAGAHGYLDSVRTEEIRAPRTYIERAFSGESTVLHQEDISQATAMEETVFLNLRLLQRGILRQEFAARFGVDPVILFGEVVEDLTRANLICVDKNSIRLTSNGYFLANEVCVRLMTALESGMTTPVSVSSR comes from the coding sequence GTGAAAGTCAAGAACGCGCTCGCCGTCTATTTGCACATTCCCTTCTGCCGTGTGCGGTGTCCGTACTGCGATTTTAACACGTATTCCGGCATGCAGTCGCTCGTTCCGGCGTACGTGGAGGCACTATGCCGCGTCATTGCGCGCGAAGGTGCGGCCAGCGGACTTCAGGCCGCGCGCACCGTCTACTTTGGTGGCGGCACGCCCTCGCTGCTAGAACCCCAGCACGTTGCCCGAATTCTCAAAGCAGTAGATGCCGTCTTGCCGCTAACGGCCGATTGCGAGATTACGCTCGAAGCCAATCCGGTAACGGCGGATGCCGAGCGCTTTGCCGGATTTCGCGCCGCCGGGGTCAATCGCCTTTCGTTCGGCGTACAGAGTTTGAACGACCGTCTGCTGAAGGTGCTCGGTCGCGACCATAGTGCCGAGCAAGCGAAACGCGGCCTACTCATTGCACGACAAGCCGGCTTTGAGAACGTCAGCCTCGATCTGATGTACGCCGTGCCGAATCAATCGCTCGCCGACTGGCAACACGACGTTGAACAAGCCCTTGCGCTTGCGCCGGAGCACCTGTCGCTCTACTGCCTCACCGTGGAACCCACCACGCCCTATGCACGCTGGGTAGCCAACGGCCGGATCAAACTCCCTGCCGATGACATTGCCGCTGACATGTACGCCTCTGCGCGCGAGCGCTTGGCGGGCGCCGGCTACGAACACTACGAAATTTCCAACTGGGCCTTGCCGGACAAGGCAGGCGAGCACAACTCAATCTACTGGCGCTATGAACCGTACTTGGGCCTCGGGGCCGGTGCGCACGGCTACCTTGACAGCGTGCGTACCGAAGAGATTCGTGCGCCGCGTACGTACATTGAACGTGCGTTCAGTGGAGAATCGACTGTGCTGCATCAAGAAGACATCTCGCAAGCCACCGCTATGGAAGAGACCGTCTTCCTCAACTTGCGTCTGTTGCAGCGGGGCATCCTGCGTCAAGAGTTCGCAGCTCGCTTTGGCGTCGATCCCGTCATTCTTTTTGGAGAAGTAGTGGAGGACTTGACCCGCGCCAACCTGATTTGCGTCGACAAGAACAGTATTCGTCTCACTTCAAACGGCTATTTTCTTGCAAATGAAGTCTGTGTAAGGCTCATGACCGCGCTGGAGTCTGGGATGACAACTCCTGTGTCTGTTTCATCCCGCTGA